Part of the Deltaproteobacteria bacterium genome, TGCGGACCTATGGATGGGTCTTCATTCTCGGCCGTCGCGGCATGGTAAACATCCTGCTCGAGTGGCTCGGCTTCGGTCCCACCCCCCTGGACATCTATCCCGGCTTCTGGGCGGTCGTGCTCGCCCTGCTGGAGATCACCCTGCCCCTGACGGTCCTGCCCATCTACACGAGCCTGAAGACGCTCGATCCCGGCCTGGAGGAATCGTCTCTGGTGTTGGGGGCCAGCCCCATTCAAACCTTTGTGCGGGTAGTATTCCCTCTCACTCTCCCGGGCGTCTTCGCAGGGGGGATTCTCACATTCGTGCTGGTCTTGGGCGCCTATGTCACTCCTGTCATCCTCGGCTCGACTAGGGACCTCGTCCTTCCGGTGCTGATCGAAGGTCAGATCACCAGTCTCTACAACGTTCCCTTCGCGGCCACCCTGGCCCTGGTCATGTTGCTTCTCATGTCTCTCATAATCGTTGCCTTTCGCCGGTTCATCCGGCTTGACCAGTTGTTTGGCAGGTAGCTATGGAGCGAAATACCACCGGCCTGTCCCCCGCCAACAGAAGAGCCGCCAGGGCCTTGAAGGCCCTGGGGCCGGTCTTCGCCGGGACGGTGTACCTCTTCCTCCTGGCACCAATAATCATCGTCATCGTCATGTCTTTCAACTCGGCGCTCTATCTCTCCTTTCCTCCAAAGGGTTTCTCGCTCCGGTGGTACGGGAGGTATTTTTCCGACCCCATCTATATCGATTCCTCGCTGAAGAGCCTGCTTGTCGGTGCAGGAGCGGTTCTCTTGAGTACGGTTTTCGGTACCATGGCCGCATACGCTCTCCAGCGGTACCGCCCGCCCATGTATGGGCTGATCAATGCCATGATCTTGTCGCCCCTGCTCCTGCCAGGTGTCGTCATGGGGCTGGCCCTTCTCTATACTCTCTCCACCCTGGGACTGGGCAGGAGCATGATCTCCGTTGTCCTCGGTCATACCCTCTACGTCTTGCCCTTCGTAGTGATAATCGTCTCGTCGGCCCTCCAGGGTTGTGAGCGCCACCTCGAAGAGGTGGCTATGAGCCTGGGCGCCAGCCAGTGGTACGCCTTTCGGACCGTCACCCTGCCGATCATTTTCCCGGGAATAGTCTCGGGCGCCCTCTTCGCCTTTATTCTCTCCCTCGACGAATTCATCATCACCTTTCTCCTGGGCGGGGTCCATGTCATCACCCTGCCGATCAGGATATTCACCAGCCTGAGATTCGCCGTGGATCCGACGATCGCCGCGGTTTCCAC contains:
- a CDS encoding ABC transporter permease, which produces MTVFPDIVTRRRPLPGMWSRLRGETKAFLLLSPSLLILCLLGISLGLLLVYSFFTYRQGGGMVAEFTLRNYLQLFQKRLYWKVILNTVEFSVATTGLALLLGYPLAYYLNRASSIHRTLGFLFLTVPLWTSVIVRTYGWVFILGRRGMVNILLEWLGFGPTPLDIYPGFWAVVLALLEITLPLTVLPIYTSLKTLDPGLEESSLVLGASPIQTFVRVVFPLTLPGVFAGGILTFVLVLGAYVTPVILGSTRDLVLPVLIEGQITSLYNVPFAATLALVMLLLMSLIIVAFRRFIRLDQLFGR
- a CDS encoding ABC transporter permease is translated as MERNTTGLSPANRRAARALKALGPVFAGTVYLFLLAPIIIVIVMSFNSALYLSFPPKGFSLRWYGRYFSDPIYIDSSLKSLLVGAGAVLLSTVFGTMAAYALQRYRPPMYGLINAMILSPLLLPGVVMGLALLYTLSTLGLGRSMISVVLGHTLYVLPFVVIIVSSALQGCERHLEEVAMSLGASQWYAFRTVTLPIIFPGIVSGALFAFILSLDEFIITFLLGGVHVITLPIRIFTSLRFAVDPTIAAVSTVFVFVTTILFVVATRLKARERQTKIPSTGKGGF